A section of the Babesia microti strain RI chromosome I, complete genome genome encodes:
- a CDS encoding Rab-GTPase-TBC domain (overlaps_old_locusTagID:BBM_I02620;~overlaps_old_locusTagID:BBM_I02625): MSNDGSLLALRQSVFKFDKGIPNHLRGKIYKFLLGIKFNSNDHRRNIDNFELLSFLKNPVFDDVCQDVIQHDVDRTRSTSDFFRLPDNRFLLKTLLTFYSKNVCPYKQGMNEVLAPLLYLIDDSFTLCDVYNAFTGLIDRYLSNLYEGEYFYKLKVSFRVYNRILWYQDPVLAFVLEQNGITPDMYSTWWFLTLFSSKHDLPIIYCIWDYYLAEDNKILLLFIGVALVMHNRKHLLACDPTQLPEEMSKLKIEDVKQFHEIWNLAKMLQINTPSRIVEFVMCDKGTIKGLQNEIAPNYSSGIFVVDKDELMDINGLTYIIDIRSKDIFEKEANSNSVHFDISKDWNKSTTALLRNIYNMNDDNLSRFSDCESDNSSHIKSPSNVYKSIDHQKITTNPSLFPCNVQVNTTGNKSTGRYINGRYYSTGGMIFGEYSEQDRRAFEDFSISNCHLAILSDQLPSSIDFFLGRSIPKCTLTSFYFYLAQHCLLPRVSIIGKKNKKISSARNSFSVNRNGSGDKYISTSSIGDSFYKFKNVLGRLTSISNNSVSTSLTPLDIISWSSISTLDNFHHIECHIDLIYQPIKHPEMRWLSCYSNYRKLINLGIRDYSFNWGYSKGEQMYRLVLSKNLILVVSMPEFMDIEMCNNSRVDYFISGKQICLEDPMVYYFDPTVSNWSDLISSQAKIAAKYNRKNIMNEEGNQVKKFDTDTEASERTHGIDAVYVYGVFHTSTISKITSAKNNYTIVSFYFSSNPSEPLFRCKFFAKEDTKMCLDIVKMLYRSSRTIVSSNDDSS; encoded by the exons ATGTCTAATGACGGGTCCCTTTTGGCTTTGAGGCAAAGTGTGTTCAAGTTTGACAAAGGAATTCCTAACCACTTGAG GggcaaaatatacaaatttttgcTTGGGATTAAATTCAATAGTAATGATCACCGACGTAATATTGATAACTTTGAATTGTTATCATTCCTAAAAAATCCTGTCTTCGATGATGTGTGCCAA GACGTTATACAACACGATGTGGATCGGACACGCTCCACTTCTGATTTCTTTCGTTTGCCAGATAATAGGTTTCTTCTAAAAACTCTACTAACtttttattcaaaaaatgtCTGTCCCTACAAGCAAGGTATGAATGAAGTGCTAGCACCGCTGCTATATTTGATTGACGACTCTTTCACCCTTTGTGACGTATATAATGCATTCACTGGGCTAATTGACAg aTATTTGAGCAATTTATACGAGGGGGAATACTTTTATAAGCTAAAAGTCTCGTTTCGTGTCTACAATCGCATATTGTGGTATCAGGATCCTGTGTTGGCGTTCGTACTAG AACAAAATGGCATCACCCCTGATATGTATAGCACTTGGTGGTTCCTCACTCTCTTCTCCTCTAAACACGATCTGCCCATTATTTACTGCATTTGGGATTACTATCTAGCAGAGGATAACAAGATTTTGCTATTATTCATAGGAGTTGCATTGGTAATGCATAATAGAAAACATTTGTTGGCATGCGATCCAACTCAGCTACCAGAAGAGATGTCAAAGCTTAAGATAGAAGATGTTAAGCAGTTTCATGAA ATATGGAATTTGGCTAAAATGCTTCAAATTAACACACCATCTAGAATTGTTGAATTTGTTATGTGCGATAAAGGTACAATAAAGGGCCTACAAAACGAAATAGCCCCAAACTATTCCTCAGGCATATTTGTCGTGGACAAGGATGAGCTAATGGATATCAACGGGCTCACTTACATAATTGACATTAGATCCAAGGATATCTTTGAAAAAGAAGCTAATTCCAATTCGGTTCATTTTGATATAAGTAAAGACTGGAATAAATCTACCACTGCTCTGTTACGTAACATTTACAACATGAACGATGATAACCTTTCCCGTTTCAGTGATTGTGAGAGTGACAATTCATCGCATATAAAGTCTCCCAGTAACGTTTACAAGTCCATCGatcatcaaaaaattactacCAACCCCTCCCTTTTCCCCTGCAATGTACAAGTAAATACCACTGGGAACAAATCAACCGGCAGATACATCAATGGGCGTTACTATTCAACGGGTGGAATGATATTTGGGGAATATTCTGAACAAGATCGTAGGGCGTTTGAAGATTTTTCCATTTCCAACTGCCATTTAGCAATACTGTCAGACCAATTGCCATCTTCCATTGACTTCTTCTTGGGCAGATCTATCCCAAAGTGCACCCTTACCTCTTTCTACTTTTATCTCGCCCAGCATTGTTTGCTACCTAGGGTTAGCATTATAGGGAAGAAAAATAAGAAGATTTCAAGTGCCAGAAATAGCTTTTCTGTTAATCGTAATGGAAGTGGCGATAAATATATCAGTACATCATCCATTGGAGATTCTTTTTATAagtttaaaaatgtattggGAAGACTGACTTCCATCAGTAACAACAGCGTATCCACTTCACTCACACCTTTGGATATAATTTCCTGGTCCAGTATTTCCACTTTGGACAATTTTCATCACATCGAATGCCATATTGATCTTATTTATCAGCCTATCAAACACCCAGAAATGAGATGGCTTTCGTGCTACTCAAATTATCGTAAATTAATCAACCTAGGGATAAGGGACTATAGCTTCAATTGGGGCTACTCCAAAGGGGAACAGATGTACAGACTTGTATTGTCTAAGAATCTGATTCTTGTGGTTAGTATGCCAGAGTTCATGGATATAGAGATGTGTAATAATAGCAGGGTGGATTATTTCATTTCTGgcaaacaaatttgtttggAAGATCCGATGGTATACTACTTTGATCCCACCGTTTCAAATTGGTCTGATCTTATCTCTTCCCAGGCCAAAATTGCCGCCAAATATAATCGCAAAAACATTATGAATGAAGAGGGTAATCAAGTCaagaaatttgatactGATACTGAAGCGTCTGAAAGAACCCACGGTATAGATGCTGTATATGTCTATGGTGTCTTCCACACCAGCACAATCAGCAAGATAACTAGTGCCAAGAACAACTATACCATCGTATCATTCTACTTCTCGAGCAATCCGAGTGAACCGTTATTCAGGTGCAAATTCTTCGCCAAAGAGGATACCAAAATGTGCCTGGACATTGTAAAAATGCTATATCGTTCTTCGCGTACTATAGTGTCCTCTAATGATGATAGTAGTTAA
- a CDS encoding hypothetical protein (overlaps_old_locusTagID:BBM_I02630) has translation MWRVIVNLCNIVQNDLKRSSFVWKKTIGTVLDNWERFTSDQAAGILLALYKSNMHQSQQGAQISNLFMNNVEKYITSNNLNFTAAINLIQLYFELNSTRQISQFDISRVGKLLLHLIEYIKAKSNDELAKILPLLSISSPISNCRVDTHTLNYVYEKILSYLTDKSIQSFVPSETNEIFWLMDQISLLAFTLSNYRHCDIDPTQLLLLIGEAKGNLTSLLRLHNALIRLNTRYSLSNYLKTTTSQLNSQSLWHDKPQLIASTRLICNLQMFDSPYIKKLYQFVCNSIESIDKMDKHEIDIYLRCTLDRMDKMDIQYPFLKKLNAIGVINKPHRANVKWNAPFPIPCN, from the exons ATGTGGCGCGTGATTGTGAACTTGTGTAATATCGTTCAAAATGACTTGAAACGAAGTTCATTTGTGTGGAAAAAAACAATCGGAACTGTACTTGACAATTGGGAAAGATTCACCTCTGATCAGGCCGCTGGGATTCTACTTGCATTATACAAATCAAACATGCATCAGTCGCAACAAGGTGCCCAAATTTCGAATTTATTTATGAATAATGTGGAAAAGTATATAACTtccaataatttaaattttacagcTGCCATAAATCTTATacaattgtattttgaaCTCAATTCTACAAGacaaatatcacaattCGACATCTCTAGAGTTGGAAAATTGCTTTTACATCTCATAGAATATATTAAGGCTAAATCTAATGATGAACTCGCAAAAATATTGCCGCTATTGTCAATATCATCGCCTATATCTAATTGTCGTGTAGATACCCATACACTTAATTACGTCtatgaaaaaatattaagtTATCTAACGGATAAATCTATCCAATCATTTGTACCAAGTGAAACAAATGAGATTTTCTGGCTCATGGATCAAATTAGTTTGCTGGCATTTACTCTATCAAATTACAGGCACTGTGACATAGATCCCACGCAATTGTTACTACTTATTGGTGAAGCAAAAGGTAATTTGACATCATTATTACGATTGCACAATGCATTAATCAGGTTAAATACGAGATATAGcctttcaaattatttaaaaactaCTACATCGCAATTGAATAGCCAGTCACTGTGGCATGACAAACCACAACTTATTGCATCCACCAGACTA ATATGCAACCTTCAGATGTTTGATTCCCCATACATCAAGAAACTATACCAATTTGTATGCAATTCAATAG AAAGTATTGACAAGATGGATAAGCATGAAATCGATATTTATTTGAGATGTACATTAGATAGAATGGATAAAATGGATATACAATATCCATTTCTGAAAAAACTTAATGCCATTGGTGTTATAAATAAGCCACATCGGGCTAATGTAAAATGGAATGCCCCCTTCCCTATTCCGTGTAATTGA
- a CDS encoding pyruvate kinase (overlaps_old_locusTagID:BBM_I02635) — translation MQYQRRIYFNLFTLILLDLNYISSNSIQNNNRGFGAFVPNFSNNLINHSFSYGKQVVTLGPSSNNYGIIKDLLDCGVNVFRLNFSHGNRLSKVRMVQLIKMAEKESNKLVAILGDIQGPKIRIGRFAPNVNAPGISANSPAAEFAMLEKGQKFVLDTYQVAGDANRVELPYKEIIKLLKPGHHITLDDGNLRLVVTSASNIGDDYIVETKVLNNGKISSKKGFSCPDVIVPVEIFSEKDIKDMAICLAMDFDLLGISFVQTHKDMIYTKNIISHFNKFEKRTQLIEKLKSLGSKLVNMEESQVLNDTDAELEQLLSEFYGSIPSMDKKSVKYDNKIGLIPKIERQSALNDFHNIMRESDGVMIARGDLGVEIDLTSIAAVQKRLAHISRFVHRKPCIVATQMLESMIKNPMPTRAEVTDVGNAIYDGADAVMLSAESASGKYPIDAVLYQRRIINNTVADYNYYFMLKALAASISSASNPCTEGNNLMLTSAQFNGIYKQISIDQTYLENEIASNKLLSDIVHKINEITAKHTVGAIAVFTNNVIPVNWIASSRIGIPIFAFVPECISRILQLTWSVNPIIFNTNEFDIAKETSIQYKSVLNVMDNLICSSDVNQRAMDILAVEKAKQVNTENVLVVSPPNPLTNPSDSFYLKLISCN, via the coding sequence ATGCAGTATCAAAGAAGAATATACTTCAATCtatttacattaattttactTGACCTAAACTATATCAGTTCAAATTCAATCCAAAACAACAATAGAGGCTTTGGTGCATTCGTACCAAACTTCTCTAACAACCTCATCAATCATTCCTTCTCATATGGCAAACAGGTTGTGACACTAGGCCCATCTTCTAATAACTATGGAATCATAAAGGATTTGTTAGACTGCGGAGTTAACGTTTTCAGACTCAATTTCTCGCATGGCAATAGGTTATCCAAAGTTAGGATGGTCCAACTTATTAAGATGGCAGAAAAAGAATCTAACAAATTGGTGGCCATACTTGGTGACATACAGGGACCAAAAATTAGAATAGGCAGATTTGCCCCTAACGTAAACGCCCCCGGTATAAGTGCCAACTCCCCAGCCGCTGAATTTGCCATGTTGGAAAAGGGTCAGAAATTTGTCTTAGACACTTACCAAGTGGCGGGAGATGCCAATCGTGTAGAATTACCTTACAAAGAAATCATCAAATTGCTTAAACCAGGTCATCACATTACGCTAGATGATGGAAATTTACGCTTAGTAGTCACCAGTGCTTCTAATATCGGTGATGATTATATTGTGGAGACAAAAGTGTTAAATAACGGTAAAATATCTTCCAAAAAGGGGTTCAGCTGCCCAGATGTAATTGTACCCgttgaaatattttcagaAAAGGATATCAAAGATATGGCAATTTGTTTGGCTATGGACTTTGATCTACTGGGTATATCATTTGTCCAGACACACAAAGACATGATTTATACTAAAAACATAATATCCCATTTCaacaaatttgaaaaacGCACGCAGTTAATCGAAAAACTTAAATCTCTTGGTAGCAAGCTAGTCAACATGGAAGAATCACAGGTGTTGAACGATACGGATGCTGAGCTTGAGCAGTTATTGTCCGAGTTTTATGGTTCCATCCCCTCTATGGATAAAAAATCAGTTAAATATGACAACAAAATTGGTTTGATACCTAAAATAGAAAGGCAATCTGCCTTGAACGATTTCCATAATATCATGAGAGAATCAGATGGTGTCATGATCGCCAGAGGGGATCTTGGcgttgaaattgatttaacTAGCATTGCAGCGGTACAAAAGAGACTTGCTCACATTTCAAGATTTGTGCACAGAAAACCATGCATTGTTGCCACGCAAATGTTAGAGTCTATGATCAAAAACCCGATGCCAACTCGTGCAGAAGTTACTGACGTTGGAAACGCCATTTACGACGGTGCAGATGCAGTGATGTTGTCAGCTGAATCTGCCTCCGGTAAATACCCCATTGATGCTGTTTTGTACCAGCGCAggattattaataatactGTGGCTGATTATAACTATTACTTCATGCTTAAGGCATTGGCAGcatcaatatcatcagCGTCCAATCCATGCACCGAAGGCAATAATCTTATGCTGACTTCTGCACAATTTAATGGCatttataaacaaatttcaattgatcAAACGTACcttgaaaatgaaatagcATCGAATAAGCTACTTAGTGACATAGTACACAAGATTAACGAGATAACTGCAAAGCATACTGTGGGTGCAATTGCCGTGTTTACAAACAATGTAATTCCCGTCAATTGGATTGCTTCATCTCGTATCGGCATTCCAATTTTTGCATTTGTACCAGAATGCATTTCCAGAATACTTCAACTCACTTGGAGCGTAAACCCCATCATCTTTAATActaatgaatttgacataGCGAAGGAAACTAGCATCCAGTATAAATCAGTGCTGAATGTCATGGATAACTTGATTTGCAGCAGTGACGTTAACCAGCGTGCAATGGATATATTAGCAGTAGAAAAGGCCAAACAGGTGAATACTGAAAACGTGCTTGTAGTATCTCCTCCAAACCCTTTAACAAATCCAAGCGATTCGTTCTACTTGAAACTTATAAGTTGTAATTGA
- a CDS encoding hypothetical protein (overlaps_old_locusTagID:BBM_I02640) has translation MGLLKKVLPTINAYNDCLNKFQLAPSPIPPSPSVGAGICDYCHTKSTNVSNTFVFDIDNFCEKYHKKACEDCLEVLNIDNCLNATYQSLCGNTQSLERIFDKFASINQLETSKAGQVLNELISIAYSMQLLIKDDPLKLKQSF, from the exons ATGGGTTTATTGAAGAAGGTTTTACCAACAATCAATGCTTACAATGattgtctaaataaatttcaattggCCCCTTCGCCCATTCCCCCTAGTCCTTCTGTTGGCGCCGGTATTTGTGACTACTGTCACACAAAATCTACTAACGTTAGTAACACATTCGTTTTTGacattgataatttttgtgaaaaatatcataaa AAAGCTTGTGAAGATTGTTTAGAGGTTTTGAACATAGACAATTGTCTAAATGCGACTTATCAGTCACTTTGTGGTAATACTCAAAGCTTGGAAAGAAtctttgacaaatttgccTCAATAAATCAACTAGAAACATCGAAGGCTGGGCAAGTGTTAAACGAATTGATTTCTATTGCTTATTCTATGCAATTGCTGATCAAGGATGATCCATTAAAACTCAAGCAGTCATTTTAA
- a CDS encoding hypothetical protein (overlaps_old_locusTagID:BBM_I02645) has protein sequence MPRSKRVKLLGYFSNWGSLVEVPFAPLPKIATSHDILRRLESIEFIPKRSWWYKQSQQLMLYSYAVNWNVEDVCRLFFMLEKMNIKFPDLIIRNINLLSTNDLTVQQSIVVINSLVYNKINLENLSLKLVGNLEKKGYLWKFTDLCCICYNIYMLNLTTSLFDKLRKLSTRPEFTTDNLQKQLDICSKLLIRLDLSNVDQQINLKKCSVESLISLANHGYVNIEVLLQRLPQFSCSNLAKLSLSLHKLPPAHASSISTHILYCITTQSHKLTIVDSIKLLKGLYRIGVTSELLDSIICERIYHWQLFEPPSIDNYEYWKYLHQSKKYPNLPHFEQFFTIE, from the coding sequence ATGCCTAGGTCTAAAAGGGTTAAATTACTTGGTTACTTTTCCAATTGGGGTTCATTAGTGGAGGTGCCATTTGCCCCTCTTCCAAAAATTGCCACTTCACATGATATATTACGTAGATTGGAAAGCATTGAATTTATACCAAAGAGATCTTGGTGGTACAAACAATCACAACAATTGATGTTATACTCATACGCTGTGAATTGGAACGTTGAAGATGTATGCAGGCTCTTTTTTATGCttgaaaaaatgaatatcAAATTCCCTGATTTGATCATTAGAAATATCAACttattatcaacaaatgatttaacaGTGCAGCAGTCCATTGTGGTCATAAATTCATTGGTCTATAATAAGATAAACCTCGAGAATCTTTCACTGAAATTGGTTGGCAACTTGGAAAAGAAAGGTTATCTATGGAAATTTACTGATTTATGTTGTATCTgttataacatatatatgctTAATTTAACAACTTCTCTATTTGACAAACTAcgcaaattatcaactaGGCCAGAATTTACAACAGATAACTTACAGAAACAGTTAGACATATGCTCTAAACTACTCATTAGATTAGATTTATCAAATGTGGATCAACAGATAAACTTGAAAAAATGCAGTGTTGAATCTCTTATATCACTAGCCAATCATGGTTATGTGAACATTGAAGTACTGTTACAGAGATTACCACAATTTAGTTGTTCTAATCTGGCAAAATTGTCGCTTTCATTACACAAATTACCGCCTGCCCACGCTTCAAGTATATCAACACATATATTGTACTGTATCACTACTCAATCTCATAAGTTAACTATCGTCGATTCAATAAAACTGCTAAAGGGATTATATAGAATTGGGGTCACTAGTGAATTGCTGGATAGTATAATTTGCGAACGAATATACCATTGGCAATTATTTGAACCTCCAagtattgataattatgaatattggaaatatttacatcaatcaaaaaaatatccCAATTTGCCACACTTTGAACAATTCTTCACAATAGAATAA
- a CDS encoding RAP protein, putative (overlaps_old_locusTagID:BBM_I02655) has protein sequence MRQHIHKTSPVLDLLKTKVPGYGVVRISSKNHQDSHSIAPIPGLPPINQLKILHRNQIVSVFQSMCKYGIAKSLPESYINSVCNRAMEIHLSLLPDDINIILKSLQWVNYRQKNLVQVMSSDLRRLHLNLTLDQIASVLRSFAKIHSRSTKTIRLLVDVAIKFKEEQFQLWHIREILSSLARLRANKLSVNVEKLSILIQHRIPTLLSVMSCFDMAIIANSLVKMPNFSPEIIKKIGYKMNQLLRNSTLRDLSLICNSYVKAQIPCDDFIKNLVNHSIHLIDDQVSSIFNNDKVTINGLDISILLNSLLRLDYLTEELANKSIPLVMYMSHTFTPQSMANIIHAYAKSNVKEAALTNRLGDIAAKRAKKFNAQELGMLAKGFAHLKLDSKIFWERLADEVMYRGTIGRNFNEFQFDLMALENLAFGFSRYKCCDSHLFYIINQLLKQELKKSEDLTLRFETISSLIYSFSNAKMKHIESILPVVTGQLVKLSGTISNDSIMLLMRSCNKLSMKQPKLMNLLVKECDKRTNIFSIPSLIKCLQSLSSLGHFNLLLIKNSLKRIAIHLQQLSVTDLVDLLMAMRDFQYRNVALLKRICINLQLKFDQIGLKQACIAYNSMCLLRCTDLKLYNCLARKILSNQFQLSQELASQISLSTLLLRVHLKYYDDELKRNGRVMILEFELFDQLLTSMLNLLDQFTESLHVFTLYTLQTVQLYYKYLYLEGYNRLSDNLKELLEKAIKARISFNEYLPKSSSSHRELSTYLFAAGVNHLNEVRLGPYSLDIVISNTKTVIEYDGPSHFYCETTMRSPKSLLKHDILISMGYNLIHVPFFEWEQLNSPKKKLLYCISLDIQNTNVVESVSCATIDTCTMIST, from the exons ATGAGGCAGCACATACATAAAACATCGCCAGTATTGGATTTGTTGAAAACTAAAGTTCCAGGCTACGGCGTAGTTAGGATTTCATCCAAAAATCATCAAGACTCTCATAGTATTGCACCAATACCA GGATTGCCGCCAATTAATCAacttaaaattttgcatagAAACCAAATAGTATCAGTCTTTCAATCGATGTGTAAGTATGGCATAGCAAAATCACTGCCCGAGTCATACATAAATTCCGTTTGCAACAGGGCTATGGAGATACACTTATCACTATTACCAGAtgacataaatataatacttAAATCTTTACAATGGGTTAACTATAGACAGAAGAATCTAGTACAGGTTATGTCAAGTGATTTAAGGAGATTGCACCTAAATTTGACACTAGATCAGATAGCCTCAGTGCTAAGATCATTCGCCAAAATACATTCTAGATCTACAAAAACTATAAGATTACTGGTTGATGTTGCAATCAAG TTCAAGGAAGAACAATTTCAGCTATGGCATATTAGAGAAATATTATCTTCACTAGCTAGATTACGCGCTAACAAACTATCTGTTAATGTTGAAAAGTTGTCAATTTTGATTCAACACAGAATACCTACTTTACTGAGCGTAATGTCATGTTTTGATATGGCAATAATTGCTAATTCACTAGtaaaaatgccaaatttcTCCCCagaaataatcaaaaaaattggttaCAAAATGAATCAATTGCTACGAAATTCGACTTTGAGAGATTTATCACTTATTTGTAATTCATATGTTAAGGCACAGATTCCTTGTGATGATTTCATCAAGAATTTAGTTAATCAttcaatacatttaataGATGATCAAGTTTCAtccatttttaacaatGACAAAGTTACGATCAATGGGCTTGACATATCAATATTGCTAAACTCATTGCTTAGACTTGACTATTTGACTGAGGAACTTGCCAATAAAAGTATACCATTGGTTATGTATATGTCCCATACCTTTACTCCCCAAAGTATGGCTAACATTATACACGCCTACGCCAAATCCAATGTCAAGGAAGCGGCATTAACTAATAGGCTAGGGGATATCGCTGCAAAGAGAGCTAAAAAGTTTAATGCACA ggaATTGGGTATGTTGGCCAAGGGGTTTGCCCATTTGAAATTGGATAGCAAAATTTTCTGGGAAAGGTTGGCGGACGAGGTAATGTACAGGGGTACAATAG GCCGTAATTTTAATGAGtttcaatttgatttgATGGCACTGGAAAATCTTGCTTTTGGATTTAGCAGATACAAGTGTTGCGATTCTCATCTCTTctatattataaatcaGTTACTCAAGCAGGAACTAAAAAAATCTGAAGATTTGACGCTACGTTTCGAAACAATATCTAGCCTGATCTATTCTTTCTCCAATGCTAAGATGAAACATATAGAATCCATACTACCAGTGGTGACTGGTCAACTAGTTAAACTCAGTGGTACAATTTCAAACGACTCAATTATGTTGCTTATGAGGTCttgcaacaaattatccatGAAACAGCccaaattaatgaatttgttggTGAAGGAATGCGATAAGAGGACCAATATATTCAGCATTCCGAGTCTAATAAAATGTTTGCAATCGCTATCATCCCTTGgccattttaatttattactgataaaaaattcacttAAAAGGATTGCAATACATTTGCAGCAGCTTTCTGTAACCGATCTAGTGGATTTATTAATGGCTATGCGCGATTTCCAGTACAGAAATGTGGCGCTGTTAAAACGCATTTGTATTAATCTTCAATTGAAGTTTGATCAAATTGGATTAAAACAAGCTTGTATAGCATATAATTCTATGTGCTTGCTTCGATGCACCGATTTAAAACTTTATAATTGCTTGGCTAGGAAAATTTTGTCTAACCAATTCCAGTTGTCGCAGGAGCTCGCatcacaaatatcactTTCTACTTTGTTATTGCGCGTCCACTTAAAGTATTACGATGATGAATTGAAAAGGAATGGCAGGGTTATGATATTGGAgtttgaattatttgaccAACTTTTAACTTCTATGTTAAATCTATTGGACCAATTCACTGAATCATTACATGTGTTCACTCTGTATACATTGCAGACTGTACAGTTGTATTACAAATATCTG TACTTGGAAGGATACAACAGATTGTCAGATAATTTAAAGGAATTGCTTGAAAAGGCAATAAAGGCAAGGATTTCCTTTAACGAATATTTGCCAAAATCATCAAGTTCCCACAGAGAATTATCTACCTATTTATTTGCA GCTGGTGTAAACCATTTGAACGAAGTTAGACTTGGACCATATTCATTGGATATAGTAATAAGTAACACAAAAACTGTGATAGAATATGATGGACCCAGTCATTTCTACTGCGAAACTACAATGAGAAGTCCAAAATCTCTACTCAAACATGAT ATTCTGATTAGTATGGGATACAATTTGATTCACGTGCCATTTTTTGAGTGGGAACAGCTAA ATTCCCCCAAGAaaaaactattatattgCATATCCCTGGATATACAAAACACAAATGTAGTGGAAAGTGTTAGCTGCGCCACTATTGACACTTGTACAATGATAAGCACATAA
- a CDS encoding conserved Plasmodium protein, unknown function (overlaps_old_locusTagID:BBM_I02660): protein MYENEQEYTLSGVDYLYMGWGDRPYTAPLLRDLYHTNELHGIFSRHVPFSLECANLHVHGSNTVADFPVGNTSETTMFGGCSSTLNLPSLVPLTTFGDTLTNKMRGTDIFFMPKPSQLLPFALPVFVFMPNLTVFFRQWFFYGPK from the coding sequence ATGTATGAAAATGAACAAGAATATACTTTGAGTGGGGTTGACTATTTGTATATGGGTTGGGGAGATAGACCTTACACAGCGCCATTACTGCGCGATTTGTATCACACGAATGAGCTGCATGGAATTTTTAGTAGACACGTGCCATTTTCACTAGAATGTGCCAATTTACATGTACACGGATCTAATACTGTTGCAGATTTCCCAGTCGGTAACACTTCAGAAACCACTATGTTTGGTGGATGTTCCAGCACACTAAATTTACCATCGCTAGTACCATTAACTACATTTGGGGATACTTTGACTAACAAGATGAGGGGTactgatatattttttatgcCTAAACCTTCACAGCTTCTACCATTTGCCCTACCTGTGTTTGTGTTCATGCCAAATCTGACTGTTTTTTTTAGGCAATGGTTCTTTTATGGTCCAAAATGA